A stretch of DNA from Chloroflexota bacterium:
CCCCTTCGGGGCTTGGCCCGTTCAGCCCGATGCTTCAGCGTCGGGCGGACACGCGCACGGCCACTGTGAGCAAATCCATGATCCCCTGCGCGCCCTCGGCGTCCTCGGCGGTGAAATCCGGCGCGCCCGCGCGCGATTTGACGCGCCGATTCTCTTCGCGTATAATGTGAACGAACGCTCGTTCATACGGAGGCGCGTCCGTGGACCATCGTGCGACCGTCGCCAGGGGCGAACACACCCGGCAGGCCATCCTGGCCGCCGCCAAAGACCTGTTCATCCGCCAGGGCTACGCCGCCACCACCATGCGCCAGGTTGCGCGGGCCGCGGGCATCACCGTGGCCGCCATCTACAACCACTTCCCCGGCAAGGATGCGCTCTTTGACGCCGTGCTCCGTCAGGCGGCCCCGCTGGACGAGATAGCGCAACTCCTGACCCCGCCGGAGGGCCGCACCGCCGAGGCCGCCCTGGCCGACCTGTTCCGTGGCGCGCTGGACCTCCTCGCTGTCCACGGGGACTACATTGCCCTCGCGCTGATTGACGCCCAGGAGCGGGGCGGCGCGACGCTGGCCGCCCTCATCCCGCGGGTGTTCCCGGGGTTCATGGCGCTGCACGATGCGCTGGCCCGCGCCGATGCCGCCAGCCTGCGCGATGTCCCTCCCTTCATATTTAGCCGAGCGCTGATCTGCATCCTCATAGGGTACGCCTTCACCGAGCGCATCCTCCGGCTGCGGCCCGTCCTCAACCTACCCGAAACCGACTGGGCCACAGCGCTGGCCGACGTGTTCATGCACGGCGTGCTGAAAGGCCAGGATTCGGGCATCGCCGACAACGAGGTGCGGCCATGATTCGCGACCATCATGTGGCGTGGGACAATCCCAACTCTCTCAAGGAGCAAGGGCTTATGGATGTCATTGTGGAGACAAGCGCCATTCGCAAGCACTTCGGTTCGGTCCGCGCCGTGGATGGCGTGGACATGGCGGTGCGGTCGGGCGAAATCTACGGTCTCCTCGGGCCGAACGGCTCGGGCAAGACCACCCTCATCCGCCTCCTCGTGGGCCTGCTGCGGCCTTCTGGCGGCAGCGCGCGCGTCCTGGGGCGCGTCGTGCCCGACAAGGCCGTCCTGGCGCAGGTGGGCTACATGCCGCAGGCGAACGCCCTGTACGAGGACCTGACCGTGCGCGAGAACATCGCTTTCTTCGGCGAAATGTGCGGCGGCGTCTCCCGACGCAGGGTGGACGAACTCATCGCCCTGGTGGACTTGGGCGACCGCGCCGACAGCCTCGTCCGCACCCTGTCGGGCGGGATGAGGCAGCGGACTTCACTGGCCTGTGCGCTCGTCCACAAGCCGCGCCTCCTCCTGCTGGACGAGCCGACCGTTGGCGTGGACCCGCAACTGCGCGTGGCCTTCTGGGACTACTTCCGCCAACTGGCCCGAGACGGCGCCACCCTCATCGTTTCCAGCCACGTGATGGATGAAGCCGAGCGGTGCGACCGCCTGGGGTTCATGCGCCAGGGTCGGCTTCTGGCCGAGGGGACGGCCCGCGACCTGCGCGAGAAGGCCGGCGCCGATACCCTGGAGGAGGCCTTCATCCACTTCGCCGAGCGGGGCCTGGAAGGAGGACAACCATGAGCGCCGGGCGCATCTTCGCCATCGCCCGCCGCGTCATAAGGCAGATTCTCCGCGACCACCGGACGGTGGGATTGCTCCTCGTGGTGCCCACGGTGCTGCTGACGCTGGGCGCGATCCTGTTCCGGGCCGAGCCTGCGCCCATGTCGCTGGGCATTGCCAATCGGGATCAGCCCGTGGCCGTGCCCATGGCGGCGCGCCCCATCGCCATCGGCGAGCAGATCGCCGCCCAACTCGCCGCCGACAGCGTATTCCGGGTCCGAGAGGTGAGCGAGGGGGAAGCCGACGCCCTTTTGCGCGATGGCGCGGTGCAGGGCGTGCTCGTCTTTGCCCCCGACTTCTCCGCGCAGTTCGTCCGCAACCGAAAGGTGGCGCTGGACTTGCGCCTGGAGGGATCCAACCCCGGACGCAGCGCCGCCATTGCCGCGCGCGTAACGCAGGCCGCCATCCGCGCCCTGGCCGGCATGGCCGCGGGCGGCTCCCAGGGCGCGGAACTGCCCGTAACCCTCAACGCCACCTACCTCTACGCCGGCTCCCAATTTGACACGTTGGACTTCGTCGCGCCGGTGTTCCTGGGGTTCCTGGCGCTGTTCTTCGTGTTCCTGCTCACGTGCGTCTCATTCCTGCGCGAGCGGGCGCAGGCCACCATGGAGCGCCTGCTGGCCACGCCGGCGAGCCGCGCCGAAATCGTCCTGGGCTACATGGGCGGGCTTGGGCTGTTCGCCCTACTGCAGGTAACCGTCATCCTGTGCTTCACCATCTGGGTGCTGAAGATTCACTACCTGGGGAGCCTGGCGCTGCTGTTTCTGGTGATCGCGCTGCTGGCGGTGGTGGCTGTAAGCCTGGGGATTCTGGCGTCGGCATTCGCCCGCAACGAGTTCCAGGTGGTGCAGTTCATCCCGCTGGTCATCTTCCCGCAGGTGTTGCTAGGCGGGACGATCTGGGCCGTGGAGGAGATGCCGTCGTACCTGCAGCCGTTCGCGTATGTACTCCCGCTGACCTATGCCAACCGCGCCCTGCGCGACGTGATGCTGAAGGGCTGGAGCCTTGGCGACATCTGGCCGAACCTGCTGATTCTGGCCGCGTTCGCCGTTGTGCTCACGCTGCTCGGGGTGCGCACAATGCGCCGCGACGTGGCGTAGCGCGGGATCTCACGCCGGCCCGCCGAACGCATGGGGCGCGGGGACGTTGCCGGGCTGCGTCCCCACGACGATGGAGCGCAGGTTCCGCTCGCGCCCTTGTCATACGGCTCGGCCAGCGCCATCTCCTCCGACTGCCAGCCGACTTCCAGGCCATGGCCCGTCTTGTGGACGCGCAGTACCCTGGGGGATACAAACGTTGGGGGTGATCTCGGTCAGGCGGTCGGCGTCAGAAAGGCGGAATCCACGTATCGCCCAGGAACCCAAAGGCATCCTCCTCGCTCACAGAGGCGGCGGTAGCCCGGTCGCTCATGGCCGCGCGGCACGCCTTGAGGAACAGCATGGCCTCGGCCAGCAGCGGACGCAGGGCGCAGCGTTCCGAGCCCTCGGGCAGCATCCGGTAGTGTTCCATGACCAGCGTCAGGCGGTAGTAGAACAGGCCGAACTCCAGCCACTGCAGCCGGTGCGGACAGGCGTCCAGCCCCAGATACTGGGCGACCTGCCGCCGAACGAGCGCGCGCCTGAACGCGACCCACTCGCGCTCGGTGTCTATGCGGAATTCGGGATAGACCTTGCCTGACCATGCCATGGGCGCAGTGTAGCAGACAGCGCGCGGCTGTCAAGTGCAACTGGCTTTGGGCGCACGGCATCCGCGAATTACATGAATCCACGCGAAGGGTACTACGCCCGATGCTGAAGCGCCGGGCTGAAGGGGCGAAGCCCTGTGGACTGCGGTCATCCACGAATCCACGCGGGGATAGGCCCGAAGGGGCTTCGCTCCTTGAGCGCGGGGGCTTAGCCCCGCGCAGGGCCGCGCCATCCCTCACCCTTGCTCTCTCCTGCGGCGGGAGAGGGAACGGCCCGCCACCGCGCGCCGTTTCCCCCTTCTCGCCCCGCCAGCGGGGAGAGAAGGGGGCGCAGGGGGATGTGAGGGGTACACCCCCCGCGTGGTTACCGGCCCCCGTACCGGTCGTAGTGCACCTTGGCCGCATCGTACTGCGTGCGCGGCGGCTTGCGCTCGGCGGGGTGGCCCACCGGCACCAGGCACAGCACGCGCCGGTCATCGGGGATGCCCAGCGCCTTGCGGACGTGCTCCTCGCGTTCGCGGCGGGGGTAGATGCCCACCCACACCCCGCCCAGGCCCAAGGCCGTCGCCGCCAGGAGCAGGTTCTGCGTCGCGGCGGACGTGTCCTCCACCCAATGGTCGGAGTGTCGCGGGTCGCCGAGCACGACGAACACCACCGGCGCGTCGGCGGCCATGTACGACCACGAATGGGTGGCCGCCAGTTGCCGCCGCAGTTCCGCATCGCGCACCACGACGAATTCCCACGGCTGCGCGTTGTTGGCCGATGGCGCCGCCATGGCCGCCTCCAGCATCGCCCGCACTTGCTCGTCGCTTACCGGCTCGGCCGTGTACTTGCGGATGCTCCTTCGCGCCTTGATGAGATCAAGCATCTACCACCTCCTCGCTCGGCGGGGTGCCGGCCTTGCGCGTTGGGCCGAAAATGGCCCCCGCCAGCGCGCCAAGCCCCACCGCCGCCAGAAATTGCACGCCGCAGCACAAGCCGTTGCCCAGCGTTACGACCCCAGGCGCGAACAGCGCATACGGGTCAATGCCCATCTGTCGGAGCGTGTCCAGCATCTCGGTCGGCAGGTTGCGCACCACGTATTCCGCGCCGCCCAGCACCGAATAGGACACCGCCGACACGATCATCCAGGCGATCCCGCCGATGGCGCCAGCGACGGCTCCTGCCACCGCGCCTGCAGATGCGCCATCCCCTGCTGTGCACGGCGCGGGCATCCAATAGGCGGCCAGCGCGCCCGCCACTGCGTAGGCCAGCAGCATCAGCGGCACCGTGATGCACTGCAGGCATGGGATGAAGGTCGTGAACGCCAGGATCGCCGCCACGCCTCCACCCACGAGTCCCGCCTTTACTCCTGCTTTGCCTGTCATCGGATTGCCTCCCTGTGAAATAGCGTCTACGCGGCCGTTCAGAACCCCAGCCCGCGCTCTTTCAGGCTCACAAACCGCCCGCCGCCGATGATGACGTGATCCAACAGCGTAATGCCGAGCATGTCGCCAGCCTGGCGAATCTGCGCCGTGATTTGCACGTCCT
This window harbors:
- a CDS encoding TetR/AcrR family transcriptional regulator; translated protein: MDHRATVARGEHTRQAILAAAKDLFIRQGYAATTMRQVARAAGITVAAIYNHFPGKDALFDAVLRQAAPLDEIAQLLTPPEGRTAEAALADLFRGALDLLAVHGDYIALALIDAQERGGATLAALIPRVFPGFMALHDALARADAASLRDVPPFIFSRALICILIGYAFTERILRLRPVLNLPETDWATALADVFMHGVLKGQDSGIADNEVRP
- a CDS encoding ABC transporter ATP-binding protein is translated as MDVIVETSAIRKHFGSVRAVDGVDMAVRSGEIYGLLGPNGSGKTTLIRLLVGLLRPSGGSARVLGRVVPDKAVLAQVGYMPQANALYEDLTVRENIAFFGEMCGGVSRRRVDELIALVDLGDRADSLVRTLSGGMRQRTSLACALVHKPRLLLLDEPTVGVDPQLRVAFWDYFRQLARDGATLIVSSHVMDEAERCDRLGFMRQGRLLAEGTARDLREKAGADTLEEAFIHFAERGLEGGQP
- a CDS encoding ABC-2 transporter permease, whose protein sequence is MSAGRIFAIARRVIRQILRDHRTVGLLLVVPTVLLTLGAILFRAEPAPMSLGIANRDQPVAVPMAARPIAIGEQIAAQLAADSVFRVREVSEGEADALLRDGAVQGVLVFAPDFSAQFVRNRKVALDLRLEGSNPGRSAAIAARVTQAAIRALAGMAAGGSQGAELPVTLNATYLYAGSQFDTLDFVAPVFLGFLALFFVFLLTCVSFLRERAQATMERLLATPASRAEIVLGYMGGLGLFALLQVTVILCFTIWVLKIHYLGSLALLFLVIALLAVVAVSLGILASAFARNEFQVVQFIPLVIFPQVLLGGTIWAVEEMPSYLQPFAYVLPLTYANRALRDVMLKGWSLGDIWPNLLILAAFAVVLTLLGVRTMRRDVA
- a CDS encoding nitroreductase family protein gives rise to the protein MLDLIKARRSIRKYTAEPVSDEQVRAMLEAAMAAPSANNAQPWEFVVVRDAELRRQLAATHSWSYMAADAPVVFVVLGDPRHSDHWVEDTSAATQNLLLAATALGLGGVWVGIYPRREREEHVRKALGIPDDRRVLCLVPVGHPAERKPPRTQYDAAKVHYDRYGGR